The Lysobacter oculi genomic sequence GGTCTGGCGGGTCATGAAGTCCATCGCCTGCGCGCGGCTCCAGCCATCGACATGCACGCCCTGGTCGAGGATCGCGTTGCCGATGGTGCGCAGGTAGAACTTGAGCTGGACCAGCCGGAACAGCGGGTCGTTGTCGAGGTAGCCGGCGTCGGCCATCATTTTTTCGGTATAGACCGCCCAGCCTTCGGCGAACATGCCGGAGCGCAGCACCGCGCGCAGGGTGGAGGGGAACTGCGCGGAGTGCGCGCCTTCCAGGTAGTGGCCGGGCATCGCCTCGTGGATCGACAGCAGGTGGATCATGCGGTCGTTGTATTCGCGCAGGAACGATTCGGTCTGCTGCGCGGACCAGTCGTCGGGGATCGGCGAGATGGCGTAGTAGGTGTCCAGGCCCTTGTCGAGCGGGCCGGGCGAATCGCAGTAGGCGACCGCGACGCCGCGCTGGAATTCCGGCATCAGGATCACCTTGACCGGATCGGCGGGCACGGTGACGAGGTCGTGCTTGCGGACGAAGTCGGTGGCCATGGCCAGCGTCTGCTTGGCGAAGGGCACCACCTGGTCGCGCGCGGGGCGTTCGGCGTAGGCGAGTTCAAGCGCCGCCTCGATGGCCTTCTGCTGCTGCGCCGGTGTGGGCGAGGCCGGCAGCGCCGGGGCGCCGCGCTTGCCCTTCAATACCTGCCGCGCGATGCCGTACATCTCGCCACGCGCGCGCTTGAGTTCGGCTTCCGCACGCTGCTTGATCTCGCCGCGCGACAGCGCCGAGTTGAGCGAGAACTTCAGCTTCTGGTCGTACAGCGCGGCACCCAGGCGGAAGTCGCCCTTGGCGTTCGGCACCAGCGTCTTGTCCAGCCACTGCTGGTTCTCGGCAACGGCGGCGCGCACGCCGGCGATGGCCGCATCCAGCCGCTGGCGGTCGGCGCCCTTGAGCTGGCCGGCATTGGGCGTGATGAACTGGTCGATCAGCGCCAGCACGCCGCCGTTCTGCTTGGACACGGTTTCGGCGTGGATCCGCGGCACGCGCGCGGGGTCCAGGTTGGCGCGCATCTGTGCGTAGAGCGCGGGCAGCTTCTCCATGCGCAGGGTGGCGGACTTCAGGCGCTCGGGCATCGGCGCGAACTCGCGCGCCATCAGCCCGTAGATCGCGCCACCGGCCACGCCGTTGTAGACCTGCGGATCCCAGGCCCAGCTCTGCAGCGTCTCGGTGTACCAGATGTCGGCCTGCAGCTGGTTGCGCAGGATCAGCGCATCGACCTGGTTTTCGCGGCCGAGCGCGGCGATGTCGATGGCATCGAGCCGCGCCAGCATGTCGCGCGAGAACGCCGCGCCCTTCGCCATGCCGGCCGGCGACAGGTCATCCAGCTCGCCATCGAAACGGTGGTCGCCGATGGAGGTGGCCGAGACCGGCGACAGCGCCAGCATTCCGTCCAGCCACTGCTTGGACAGCGTGGCGAAGGCGGCGTCCGGCGTGGTGGCCGGGGTTTCGGTGCTGCCGGCGGGAACCGGGGCCGGTGCTTCGGCGGGCGCGTGGGCGCAGGCGGTGACCAGCGAGGTGGCGAGGGCGAGGGCGAGCAGGGATGGACGCATGGGAACTCCGGTCAGGCGCGGATCAATAGGATGAGGGAAGCGGCGGCGCGATGTTCGATGCCGGTGCGGCCACGGGTGCGGCCGGTAGTGGCGCGTCGATGGCCGGTGCGGGCGTCGGGGCCGGGCTGATCGCGGCCAGCGCATGCAGGCGGGCGATGCGCGTCCACCACAGCACCACGACCGTCAGCTGGGCCAGCCCCAGGACCAGCCCGGTGGCGATCCGCGGGTTGATGGCCGGCCGCTGCAGCGCCATGGCGACGGCCAACCCGAGCGCCGTGGTCACCAACATGACCAGCAGGACCGCGAGCGGGCGGCGCGCCATCAACTTCAGGCCGCGCAGCCAGGCGTGGAAGGCCGAGCGCAGGGTGGTGTCGGCGGCGAAGGCGGCGCGGGCGGACTCGATGCTGGTCCAGGTCAGGAAGCCGGCCGCCAGCATCAGCCACATCGCGATCTGCTGGCGCTGCTCGCCGACCGATTGCAGGATGCGCGTGTCATCGCCATGGCGTGCCCAGAAGCTGGCGATGGCGGCTACCAGGCCCACGCCGATCCACGGGATCAGCGACACCAGCAGCAGGCGGAACTGGCGGCCGTATTCGCGCCAGCCGCCGGCCCACAGCTCACCGAAACGCAGCACGCGGCCTTCGCGCAGGCTGGCGACCAGCATGCCGGCCAGCCACGGCGCCAGCAGCAGGCTGACGATGACCGCCGAGCTGATGCCTTCGCTGAGCGGCGCCAGCGCGGCGGTCAGGCCGCCGTCCGGCAGGGTCATCAGCGCATCGGCCAAGGGCGCGATGTCGCTGCCGCGCACGATGCCCGATGCATCCGGGTGTTCGCCCAGCGCGCGGTTGAACAGCGCGAAGACCGGCAGCGCGGCCAGCGTCGCCGTCAGCAGCCCGGCCAGCCAGCCGAGCACGATCACGCGCCAGTGGCGGAGGCCGGCGCGGAAGCCACCGGGCAGCGCAGCCAGCAGGCCGGTGCGGGAAGCGGGATTCGTCTTCGTCATGCTCATGCCCCCATCAGCCAGGCCAGCGCGACCTGCATCCACGCCAAGGCGCGGCTGCCGTAGAAATCGCCGGCATCGGTATTCGATTCAAGTGCGCGGACGTTGTCGGTCAGCGAGCGGTCCATCGTGTACTGGCCGGCGGGGTCGAGTTCCACCTTCACCGCCTTCGACGGGCGCACCCAGTCCCAGCGGAACCAGCGCTGCCGGCCGGCGAAGCGCACGGTCTCGCTGCTGCCGTCATCGAAGGTGACCTTCAGCGTCTGCGGCACGTCCGCGCCCTGGCGCTTGACCACCACGCGGGTGCGGAACGGGTAGGGGCCGGTGCCGTTTTTCGCATCGGGATGCGCCTTCTTCCACGCCTCGCGCGCCTGGCTGATCACCTTGCCGCGCGCTTCGGTGCCGACGGGCTTGCCCTGCTCGTCGTTGTAGCCGAGCTTCGGCAGTTCCTCGTCGCTGCTGAAGGCGTCGATGGCGTCATCCACCACCTGCGTGCCGTACACCGCCATCGCGAACTCGCGCTCGATGATGTCGCGGCGGCCGGTGCCTTCGGCCAGCGCCTCGCGGAAATCGGCGATGGAGGGATGGCGGAACTTCCAGCGTTCGTAATAGAGCTTCATCGCCCGCGCCATCGCCTCGCGGCCGACCTGTTTCTCGATGCCGGCCAGCATGGTCGAGGTGCGCGAGTACACCGTGTTGTAGCTGCCGCTGGAGCGGCGGTCCCAGCTGTTGTTGCCGAGCGGGTCGGCGGGATAGTCCAGCCGGGCGGTCAGGCGGTCGGCCATGAGGGCGTCGATGCTGGCCTTCGGTGCCATGCGGGTCATCCGGCCCGGCAGCGGCACGATGCGCTGGCGGCGGTCGACCAGCATCCGGCCGTTCCAGTACTGGTTCACGCCTTCGTCGAGCATCGGTTCCTCGAACTCGTTGCTGGCGAGGATGCCGTAGAAGTAGCCGTGGCCGAACTCGTGGATGGTCACGAAGTCGAGCAGGTACTGCTCGATGCCGCCGGGCTTGAAATCCAGCACGCTGTCGGCGGTGAAGAAGGTCGGGTACTCCATGCCGCCGGCTTCGCCCGCGTTGTACGGCGGGATCACCGCGGTCACCGTGCGGTACGGGTAGCGGCCGAGCGTGTCGGAGAAATAGGTCAGCGAATCCAGCGTCGCCTTCATCACCACCGGCGCGTTGTCGGCGTATTCCGGCGGGAACAGCACGCGCACCTTGACCGGCTCGCCGCCGGGGTGGGTCCAGGTGGTTTCGAGCGGCTTGGCGCTGCGCTTGTCGGCGGTCCAGGCGAAGTCATGCACGTCGCCCTGCAGGTAGCGGTAGGTGGTCTTGCCGTTGCTCTTGACCGGCGTGCCGGTGAGTTCGCCGGTGGCGCCGACCACGTAGTCGGAGGGTACGGTCAGGCTGACGTCGTACTCGCCGAAGTCGGCGTAGAACTCGCTGTGCAGGTGGAATTCGTGCACGTTCCAGCGCGGCGCGGTGGCCCCGCGTTCGCCCGGCAGTTCCAGCACGCCGATCTTGGGGAACCACTGCGCGACCAGATGGAAGCTGCCGAAATAACCGGTGCGTGCGACCACGCGCGGCAGCTGGTTGAAGAAGTCGATGTCGAGCGTGGTGGTGCCACCGGCGGCGACCGGCGTCGGCAGGTCCAGCCGGACCACGGTGCGGTCGGTGGCCGGGCCGCCATCGGGCTGCACGAAGGCCCACTTCACCGCCTGCCCGCCCTGCACCACGCGATTGAGCCGGATGTAGCCCCAGTCGCCATCCTTGGTTTCCACGTCGGAACGGAACTGGAAGCCGCGCGTGCGCTGCTCCGACATGAAGGTGCTGCCGCTGGACTCGAAGCCGTTGAGATAGAGATGCAGATAGACCGCGCAGACCGGCTGGCCGCTGCGGTTTTTCCACGTCAGCTGCTGGCGGCCGCCGATGGTGTGTTTGTCCGGGTCCAGCGTGGCCTGGATGCGGTAGCTGGCGATGCGCTCGGACAGCGTGGGCTCGTGGCCGGTGCGCGGCCCGCCCCAGGCATTCGCCGCGCTGGGCACGCTGACTGCGGCGGCATCGGCCGCGGCGAAGGGGATGGGGGCGCAGCGGCTGTCAGCGACGGGGGGCGCGACGGGGGCGGTGGGCTTCGCGGCGGGCGGGGCCGGCGGTTTCGCCGACATCGCCAGGGGAATCAGGCAGGCCGCGAGCAGGAGACCGGAAAGGAAGCGGGGCGACATCGGCGCGAATCCATGCGGAAACGGCCAGCCTGAGGCATCTCCGCCGCCCGGACAACATGACCGACGGCACGGGCGGGCGGCCCGTGCGGGTTACGTCAGGCGGGCTACGTCAGGCGGGCTGGGCGATGCGCCCGGCGGCGGCGCGGATGCCCTCCGGCAGCGGTACCGGCTTGCCGCTGCGGCGGTCCACCCAGACCACGACCACCTGGCCGTCGCTGTGCAGGGTGCCGTTGCCGGCATCCACGATGCGATGGCCGATGGTCAGGCTGCTGCTGCCGATGCGGGTGGCGAACAGTTCCACATCCACCTGCGACGGGTATTCGATCGGCATCCGGTAGTTGACCGTGGCCGAGGCCAGCACCGGCGCGTGGTCGTCGTCGAACCACGGCGTGTCCAGCGCGGTCAGCCACTGGATGCGCGACTCTTCCAGATAACGCAGGTAGGTGGCGTTGTTGACGTGGTTCATCGCGTCCAGATCGCCCCAGCGCGGGGCGATGCGGAAACGGAAGGCTTCGGCGGCGGTGTCGGTCATGACTTCTTCTTCTTTTTGGCGCGGCTGGC encodes the following:
- a CDS encoding DUF885 domain-containing protein, which produces MRPSLLALALATSLVTACAHAPAEAPAPVPAGSTETPATTPDAAFATLSKQWLDGMLALSPVSATSIGDHRFDGELDDLSPAGMAKGAAFSRDMLARLDAIDIAALGRENQVDALILRNQLQADIWYTETLQSWAWDPQVYNGVAGGAIYGLMAREFAPMPERLKSATLRMEKLPALYAQMRANLDPARVPRIHAETVSKQNGGVLALIDQFITPNAGQLKGADRQRLDAAIAGVRAAVAENQQWLDKTLVPNAKGDFRLGAALYDQKLKFSLNSALSRGEIKQRAEAELKRARGEMYGIARQVLKGKRGAPALPASPTPAQQQKAIEAALELAYAERPARDQVVPFAKQTLAMATDFVRKHDLVTVPADPVKVILMPEFQRGVAVAYCDSPGPLDKGLDTYYAISPIPDDWSAQQTESFLREYNDRMIHLLSIHEAMPGHYLEGAHSAQFPSTLRAVLRSGMFAEGWAVYTEKMMADAGYLDNDPLFRLVQLKFYLRTIGNAILDQGVHVDGWSRAQAMDFMTRQTFQQEREAAGKWVRAQLTSAQLPTYFVGVQEHFDTRRAAEAKEGAAFDQKRYHDRVLSYGAPPVRFVRQLMLDEPIR
- a CDS encoding M1 family metallopeptidase, coding for MSPRFLSGLLLAACLIPLAMSAKPPAPPAAKPTAPVAPPVADSRCAPIPFAAADAAAVSVPSAANAWGGPRTGHEPTLSERIASYRIQATLDPDKHTIGGRQQLTWKNRSGQPVCAVYLHLYLNGFESSGSTFMSEQRTRGFQFRSDVETKDGDWGYIRLNRVVQGGQAVKWAFVQPDGGPATDRTVVRLDLPTPVAAGGTTTLDIDFFNQLPRVVARTGYFGSFHLVAQWFPKIGVLELPGERGATAPRWNVHEFHLHSEFYADFGEYDVSLTVPSDYVVGATGELTGTPVKSNGKTTYRYLQGDVHDFAWTADKRSAKPLETTWTHPGGEPVKVRVLFPPEYADNAPVVMKATLDSLTYFSDTLGRYPYRTVTAVIPPYNAGEAGGMEYPTFFTADSVLDFKPGGIEQYLLDFVTIHEFGHGYFYGILASNEFEEPMLDEGVNQYWNGRMLVDRRQRIVPLPGRMTRMAPKASIDALMADRLTARLDYPADPLGNNSWDRRSSGSYNTVYSRTSTMLAGIEKQVGREAMARAMKLYYERWKFRHPSIADFREALAEGTGRRDIIEREFAMAVYGTQVVDDAIDAFSSDEELPKLGYNDEQGKPVGTEARGKVISQAREAWKKAHPDAKNGTGPYPFRTRVVVKRQGADVPQTLKVTFDDGSSETVRFAGRQRWFRWDWVRPSKAVKVELDPAGQYTMDRSLTDNVRALESNTDAGDFYGSRALAWMQVALAWLMGA
- a CDS encoding acyl-CoA thioesterase, with protein sequence MTDTAAEAFRFRIAPRWGDLDAMNHVNNATYLRYLEESRIQWLTALDTPWFDDDHAPVLASATVNYRMPIEYPSQVDVELFATRIGSSSLTIGHRIVDAGNGTLHSDGQVVVVWVDRRSGKPVPLPEGIRAAAGRIAQPA